Proteins co-encoded in one Gossypium arboreum isolate Shixiya-1 chromosome 11, ASM2569848v2, whole genome shotgun sequence genomic window:
- the LOC108458041 gene encoding uncharacterized protein LOC108458041, whose amino-acid sequence MRTAERCRNGETRTGSVAENDGLGNDGVIPQLFTSLPALNEAASYLAQTTNYLAGYFSGYSEKLAFRDSRDSIVRVQEISTSSSGRTEDSVINDHPFSSGSSSTVSASSCHVTTASANNPVVRTSTGDPSEINGAIAQSNHTRQNGISIFQGLIERARSTVRGSANDIGWLKRAPEMPSVEDGTGRFTEILENIRHGLHKLPSSMVYLLVPGLFSNHGPLYFVSTKTSFSKMGLTCHIAKIHSEASVEKNAKEIKDYIEEIYWGSGKRVLLLGHSKGGVDAAAALSMYWSDLKGKVAGLALAQSPYGGSPIASDILREGQLGDYVNLRKLMEILICKVLKGDMQAMEDLTYKRRKEFLQKHHLPKELPVVSFHTEASISPAVLATLSRVAHAELPMMAPLSDGQPARLPVVMPLGAAMAACAQLLLVRYKEQSDGLVARCDAEVPGSIVVRPKRKLDHAWMVYSSLRDDPSEADAAQVCETLLTLLVEVGQKKRHELSMKDE is encoded by the exons ATGAGGACAGCTGAAAGGTGCAGAAATGGAGAAACAAGGACAGGGTCGGTG GCTGAAAATGATGGTCTTGGAAATGATGGGGTTATTCCTCAATTATTCACCTCTTTACCAGCTTTAAATGAAGCTGCTTCTTATCTTGCACAAACAACTAACTACTTGGCTGGTTATTTTTCTGGTTATTCTG AGAAACTTGCTTTTAGAGATTCAAGGGATTCCATTGTACGTGTGCAAGAAATATCAACATCTTCTTCAGGGCGAACTGAGGATTCTGTGATTAATGATCATCCATTTTCAAGTGGAAGTAGCTCAACAGTGTCTGCATCCTCTTGTCATGTAACTACTGCCTCAGCCAACAATCCTGTAGTAAGGACCTCCACTGGAGATCCATCTGAAATTAATGGTGCAATTGCACAATCAAATCATACGAGGCAAAATGGGATTTCCATTTTTCAAGG GCTTATTGAAAGAGCAAGGAGTACTGTTCGTGGGTCTGCAAATGATATTGGATGGCTGAAACGGGCTCCAGAGATGCCATCAGTTGAAGATGGAACTGGGAGGTTTAcagaaattcttgaaaatattAG GCATGGTCTCCATAAACTGCCAAGCTCGATGGTGTATTTATTGGTTCCAG GTCTTTTCAGCAACCATGGACCTCTTTATTTTGTCAGTACAAAAACAAGTTTCTCAAAGATGGGTCTGACTTGTCATATTGCCAAGATTCATAGTGAG GCTTCAGTTGAGAAAAATGCCAAAGAGATAAAAGATTACATCGAGGAAATTTATTGGGGTTCTGGAAAACGTGTTTTGCTTCTTGGACATAGCAAAGGGGGAGTAGATGCAGCGGCTGCTCTATCTATGTATTGGTCTGACTTGAAAGGTAAGGTTGCTGGGTTAGCATTAGCACAGAGTCCGTACGGTGGAAGTCCTATAGCTTCAGATATCTTGAGAGAAGGCCAGCTTGGTGATTATGTAAATCTACGGAAGCTTATGGAGATTCTAATTTGTAAAGTGCTTAAG GGGGACATGCAAGCTATGGAAGACTTGACTTACAAGAGGAGGAAAGAATTTTTGCAGAAACACCATTTGCCAAAGGAGCTTCCGGTTGTCTCTTTCCATACTGAAGCTAGCATCAGTCCTGCCGTACTGGCAACATTATCTCGTGTTGCTCATGCGGAGCTACCTATGATGGCTCCCCTCTCTGATGGCCAGCCTGCAAGACTACCCGTGGTCATGCCCCTCGGAGCTGCCATGGCTGCATGTGCCCAATTGCTGCTGGTCAGGTATAAGGAACAGAGTGATGGGCTTGTGGCACGCTGTGATGCAGAAGTCCCAGGATCTATTGTGGTGCGCCCAAAACGGAAATTAGATCATGCCTGGATGGTTTATTCATCCTTGAGGGATGACCCTTCTGAAGCAGATGCAGCCCAAGTGTGTGAAACTCTTTTGACATTGCTTGTGGAAGTTGGGCAGAAAAAAAGACATGAACTCTCCATGAAAGATGAATGA